A single genomic interval of Vanessa atalanta chromosome 12, ilVanAtal1.2, whole genome shotgun sequence harbors:
- the LOC125067890 gene encoding cuticle protein 21-like, protein MAAKFIAVLSLAVAASAIPLVPVAKYAYAEAEAPAHYEFQYSVHDEHTGDIKQQQEARAGDDVHGSYSLVQPDGVHRIVEYTSDKEHGFNAIVRYEGHPIPQPAPAKVAYAAPAKIAYATPAKITYAAPAKIAYSAPISYAAPVAKVAYAPVAKFVAVLALAVAASALPVVPVGKIAYAEAPAQYDFQYSVHDGQSGDVKQQQENRAGDAVHGSYSLVQPDGVHRIVEYTADKEHGFIANVRYEGHPVQAPAPAKIAYAAPVAKVTYAAPVAYAAPVAKVAYSAPLTHVSYSSPSISYQH, encoded by the exons ATGGCAGCTAAG TTCATCGCCGTCCTCTCCCTGGCCGTAGCCGCCTCCGCCATACCATTGGTTCCCGTCGCAAAATACGCGTACGCCGAAGCTGAAGCACCAGCTCATTACGAGTTCCAATACTCCGTCCACGATGAGCACACCGGTGACATCAAGCAGCAACAAGAAGCCCGCGCCGGCGACGACGTCCACGGCTCCTACTCTCTAGTGCAGCCCGATGGCGTGCACCGTATTGTTGAGTACACTTCAGACAAGGAACATGGATTCAACGCTATCGTACGTTACGAGGGACACCCCATCCCACAGCCCGCTCCTGCTAAGGTCGCGTACGCAGCTCCGGCTAAAATCGCATACGCCACCCCTGCCAAGATCACATACGCTGCGCCCGCCAAAATCGCGTACTCCGCTCCCATCTCCTACGCCGCTCCCGTAGCCAAGGTTGCGTACGCCCCCGTTGCCAAG ttCGTTGCCGTCCTTGCTTTGGCCGTCGCCGCCTCAGCCCTGCCCGTAGTCCCCGTTGGCAAAATCGCTTACGCGGAAGCGCCCGCTCAGTACGACTTCCAGTACTCCGTCCACGATGGTCAAAGCGGAGACGTGAAACAGCAGCAGGAGAACCGCGCCGGAGACGCCGTGCACGGCTCCTACTCTCTGGTGCAGCCCGACGGTGTGCACCGCATCGTAGAGTACACCGCTGACAAGGAGCACGGATTCATCGCCAATGTCCGCTACGAGGGACACCCCGTCCAAGCGCCAGCACCCGCCAAGATCGCGTACGCCGCTCCCGTCGCCAAGGTGACTTACGCCGCCCCCGTCGCCTACGCCGCTCCCGTCGCCAAGGTGGCCTACTCCGCACCTCTCACCCACGTGTCTTACTCTTCCCCCTCCATCTCCTACCAGCACTAG
- the LOC125067610 gene encoding cuticle protein-like yields the protein MSAKFVVVLALAVAASALPVVPVGKIAYAEAPAQYDFQYSVHDGQSGDVKQQQENRDGDAVHGSYSLVQPDGVHRIVEYTADKEHGFIANVAYSAPVAYAAPVAKVAYSAPLTHVSYSSPSISYQH from the exons ATGTCTGCTaag TTCGTTGTCGTCCTCGCTTTGGCCGTCGCCGCCTCAGCCCTGCCCGTAGTCCCCGTTGGCAAAATCGCTTACGCGGAAGCGCCCGCTCAGTACGACTTCCAGTACTCCGTCCACGATGGTCAAAGCGGAGACGTGAAACAGCAGCAGGAGAACCGCGATGGCGACGCCGTGCACGGCTCCTACTCTCTGGTGCAGCCCGACGGTGTGCACCGCATCGTAGAGTACACCGCTGACAAGGAGCACGGATTCATCGCCAAT GTGGCTTACTCCGCCCCCGTCGCCTACGCCGCTCCTGTCGCCAAGGTGGCCTACTCCGCACCTCTCACCCACGTGTCTTACTCTTCCCCCTCCATCTCCTACCAGCACTAA
- the LOC125067609 gene encoding cuticle protein 8-like, giving the protein MSAKFVAVLALAVAASALPVVPVGKITYADAPAQYDFQYSVHDGQSGDVKQQQENRAGDAVHGSYSLVQPDGVHRIVEYTADKEHGFIANVRYEGHPIQAPAPAKIAYAAPVAKVTYAAPVAYAAPVAKVAYSAPLTHVSYSSPSISYQH; this is encoded by the exons ATGTCTGCTAag TTCGTTGCCGTCCTCGCTTTGGCCGTCGCCGCCTCAGCCCTGCCCGTAGTCCCCGTTGGCAAAATCACTTACGCGGACGCTCCCGCTCAGTACGACTTCCAGTACTCCGTCCACGATGGTCAAAGCGGAGACGTGAAACAGCAGCAGGAGAACCGCGCCGGAGACGCCGTACACGGCTCCTACTCTCTGGTGCAGCCCGACGGTGTGCACCGCATCGTAGAGTACACCGCTGACAAGGAGCACGGATTCATCGCCAATGTCCGCTACGAGGGACACCCCATCCAAGCGCCAGCACCCGCCAAGATCGCGTACGCCGCTCCCGTCGCCAAGGTGACTTACGCCGCCCCCGTCGCCTACGCTGCTCCCGTCGCCAAGGTGGCCTACTCCGCACCTCTCACCCACGTGTCTTACTCTTCCCCCTCCATCTCCTACCAGCACTAA